The sequence TCGTAAAACTCAAATAACCCCCACCTTGAACTAAAGGTGAGGGCTATGAAGAAACATTTCACTAGCTGTGTTTTCTTTTAATCAACACAACCGTCTCCACATGTGGCGTATGAGGGAACATGTCTACACATTTTACTTTAGTAACCTCATATCCCCTTTCAACAAACACAGGTAAATCTCTAGCCAATGATGTTGGTTTGCAGGATACATATACAAATGTAGGAGGATCAAAGTCTATTATCTTGTTTATTGCCTTTGGATGTATACCATCCCTTGGTGGGTCAAGTATTATTAAATCTGGTTTATCCTTTAATTCTTTAACCTTCTCCATTACATCCCCAGCAATAAAATCACAATTATCTAATCCATTTAGTTTTGCATTTTCTTTGGCTGCTTCTACAGCTTCTTCAACAATTTCAATCCCTATTACTTTTTTAGCTACTGGAGCCATTATTTGAGCAATAGTTCCAGTTCCACAATATAAGTCAAATATAACCTTATCCTTTGTAGTTCCTGCAAAGTCACGTACTACAGAATATAGTTTTTCTGCTCCTAGTGAATTAGTTTGGAAGAAAGAAAATGCTGATATCTTAAACTTAAGTCCCAATATTTCCTCGGTAATATAGTCCTGTCCGTATAAAATCCTAGTTTCATCACTTAATACTGCATCTGCTAATGAGTCATTTATTGTATGTAAAAATCCCTTTAGTTCTCCTTGTAGTTCTGTAGTTTTTAACTTCTCTATCAATTCAGTTAAGTCTAATTCCATTTGTGAGCTAGTTACAAGGTTTACAAGTAATTCTCCTGTCTTTATAGCCTTTCTTACTACTAAATGCCTTAATACTCCTTTATGGGTTTTCTTATGATAGAAAGGTATTTCTTTATCTCTAAAATATTTCAACACAGTATTTAAAACTAAAGTAAAGTCTTCATCTACAATTTGACAGCCCTCTACTGTAACAATTTCATAAAACCTACCTCTTTTATGCAACCCTAAAGCTAAATCTCCACCTTTTTCAACGTCACCAAATGTAAACTCCATTTTATTACGATATGCGTATTCATTTGGACTTGGTTCAATACCTAAAAATTCGTAACCCTTAATCCCTGCATCATCTAATAATCTTTTAACTTGATTAGCCTTGAATTCTAATTGCTCATTATAAGGTATAGTTTGATATGAACATCCACCACATGCTCCAAAGTGCTCACATTTTGCTTCCTTTTCTATCGCTGCACGTTCTAGTACTTCTAGAACCTTTCCTTCTATTTTATTTCTTCTCTTTTTGGTTATTCTAGCTTTAACTTTTTGACCTTTTATTGTGTTCTTTATAATAACTTTTTTATTATCAACTACTGCTATCCCTTTATTAGGAAACATTACATCCTCTATAACTGCTTCTATGATATCATTCTTTTTAATAGTAAACACCTCCTAAAGATTATACTGTCTCAATTGTTATTTTTTATATACCGATTTATTATTTCCTGACTTTATTTCTTTATAATGACTCTCTAAATTTTATCGTATTTCTATAAACAGGTAAAGATAGTTTTAGAATAAAATCGGCTAAACTTATATTCACCTTAATTATAAGCTATAAAGTAAATATACTTTCTTAAAATAAAACAGCAGCGTTTTTATCGCTGCTGTCGTAATATTATCTCTTATTTATCCTTACCTAATTTAACTTTTAACTTCTCTAACATATCCTTTGTCATTGCATCTAAATCATATTTTGGATTCCAGCCCCATTCTTCACGTGCTGCACTATCATCTAGTGAATTTGGCCAAGAATCAGCAATGTTTTGAAGTACTGGATTTACATTGTAATCCATTGTAAAGTCTGGCATATGTTTTTTGATTGCAGCATAAATATCCTCTGGTTGGAAGCTCATAGCTGTTACATTGAATGCATTTCTATGCTTTAATTTTGCTGGGTCAGCTTCCATAAGGTTTACTATAGCATCTAATGCATCTGGCATATACATCATGTCCATATATGTACCATCTTTAATAGGGCAAGTGTATTTTCCTTCTTCGATAGCTTTGTAGTATATTTCTACTGCATAGTCAGTAGTACCTCCGCCAGGTAAAGTTTCATAAGAAATTAATCCTGGGAAACGTACCCCTCTAGTATCTACTCCATATTTTTGATAATAATAGTCACAAAGTAATTCTCCTGCAACCTTTGTTACTCCATACATAGTAGTTGGTCTTTGAAGTGTATCCTGTGGAGTATTGTCTTTAGGAGTTGATGGTCCAAAAGCAGCTATTGAACTTGGTGTGAATACTCCACATTTACTTTCTCTAGCTACTTCAAGTACATTGAATAATCCACCCATGTTTACATCCCAAGCTAAGTTAGGATTTGATTCACCTACTGCTGATAATATTGCAGCAAGATGTATAATCCAGTCTACTTTATGTTTATTTACTGCATCTGCTATTTGTTGTGGTTTAGTAACATCTACAATTTCAAATGGTCCAGACTCTAATACCTTTTCAGAACCTTCTCTTCTTAAACCACTTGCAACAACATTATCATTACCATATCGTTCCCTTAACTTCATTGTAAGCTCTGAACCAATTTGGCCCATAGCTCCAGTTATTAATACTTTCATATGTACACCTCCACATAATTATTATATTATAAGTAGTGAAACGTTTTCATTTCTTAGGTAATATAATCTAAAACTATTTATACTATTATATAACCTATTTTAATTTCTATTTAATATTATTATACAATAACTTACTAATATCCTACTTCATTTTTTTCTTAATTTTATTTAACAGATAACACCTATATTTATTATTAGTTTAATTTTATTACCTTCTTTTTTTACGCCTTTTTTTCTTATTTTTTCTTTTATTATCTTTACCTTGGTTAACTTTTTTATCCTTCTTAGGACGAATAAGACACTTTTTCCCAAACCCAATAAGATCTCGTCTATTTGCTTTCATTAATGCCTCATAAACTAAATTATAATTCTGAGGTTTCCTGTATTGTATCAAAGCTCTCTGCATTGCCTTTTCGTGAGGTGACTTAGCAACATATACATTTTTCATTGTTCTAGGGTCAAGCTCTGTATAATACATACATGTAGATAAAGTACCAGGGGTTGGATAAAAATCCTGTACTTGTTCAGGCATATATCCTATATCCCTTAAATATTCAGCCAATTCTATAGCATCCTTAAGTGTAGAACCCGGATGACTAGACATAAAATATGGAACTAAAAACTGCTTCTTCTTTAACTCTTTATTTATCTCATGATAACGTTTAACAAATTTGTCATATACCTTTTTATTAGGCTTACCCATTTTCTCTAAAACCCTAGATGATACATGTTCTGGGGCCACCTTTAACTGTCCACTTATATGATGCTTACACAATTCATAGAAAAACTTTGGGTCCTTATCAAGCATTAAGTAATCATAGCGTATTCCTGAGCGAATAAATACTTTTTTAACATCTGGTAAGTTCCTTAGTTTTCTAAGAAGCTTAAGATAATCTGAATGGTCTACAATAAGCTGCTTACAGGGCTCTGGAAACAAACATTGTCTATGCCTACAAACACCGTGCTTTTCCTGTTTTTCACATGCTCTATGTCTAAAATTTGCAGTAGGCCCTCCTACATCATGTATATACCCTTTAAAATCAGGTTCTGTG comes from Caldisalinibacter kiritimatiensis and encodes:
- the rlmD gene encoding 23S rRNA (uracil(1939)-C(5))-methyltransferase RlmD; this translates as MFTIKKNDIIEAVIEDVMFPNKGIAVVDNKKVIIKNTIKGQKVKARITKKRRNKIEGKVLEVLERAAIEKEAKCEHFGACGGCSYQTIPYNEQLEFKANQVKRLLDDAGIKGYEFLGIEPSPNEYAYRNKMEFTFGDVEKGGDLALGLHKRGRFYEIVTVEGCQIVDEDFTLVLNTVLKYFRDKEIPFYHKKTHKGVLRHLVVRKAIKTGELLVNLVTSSQMELDLTELIEKLKTTELQGELKGFLHTINDSLADAVLSDETRILYGQDYITEEILGLKFKISAFSFFQTNSLGAEKLYSVVRDFAGTTKDKVIFDLYCGTGTIAQIMAPVAKKVIGIEIVEEAVEAAKENAKLNGLDNCDFIAGDVMEKVKELKDKPDLIILDPPRDGIHPKAINKIIDFDPPTFVYVSCKPTSLARDLPVFVERGYEVTKVKCVDMFPHTPHVETVVLIKRKHS
- a CDS encoding L-threonine 3-dehydrogenase, with translation MKVLITGAMGQIGSELTMKLRERYGNDNVVASGLRREGSEKVLESGPFEIVDVTKPQQIADAVNKHKVDWIIHLAAILSAVGESNPNLAWDVNMGGLFNVLEVARESKCGVFTPSSIAAFGPSTPKDNTPQDTLQRPTTMYGVTKVAGELLCDYYYQKYGVDTRGVRFPGLISYETLPGGGTTDYAVEIYYKAIEEGKYTCPIKDGTYMDMMYMPDALDAIVNLMEADPAKLKHRNAFNVTAMSFQPEDIYAAIKKHMPDFTMDYNVNPVLQNIADSWPNSLDDSAAREEWGWNPKYDLDAMTKDMLEKLKVKLGKDK